CGCTCACGGCCGCCAGCACCCGCTTCAACGGCGCCGGGAAGCGCTCGGTGAGGATGTCCACCATGATGTGGTCACGGCGCAGCTGTGTGAATGGCAGGGCGCAGGCGGTCACGAGCGCCCCGAGGAAGGAGACGATCTCGTAGGTCCCGGCGAAGGGGATCTGGAGCACGCGCGAGGCGACGTTGGCGGTGGCCAGCAGCACCAGCAGCACCAGCGCCACGCCGCCCACGACCAGGAGCAGGCGCGAGAGAAAGTTGACGAAGCGTTCCACTCCCGGGCTATTTCCCTTTTTCCCGGCTCGCCTTTTCGTGCTTCGCCTTCAGGGCCCTCACGTCGGAGAGGATCTGCTTGCCATCCAGTCCCTGGGCGCTCACGCGCTGCACG
The window above is part of the Gammaproteobacteria bacterium genome. Proteins encoded here:
- a CDS encoding TRAP transporter small permease, coding for MERFVNFLSRLLLVVGGVALVLLVLLATANVASRVLQIPFAGTYEIVSFLGALVTACALPFTQLRRDHIMVDILTERFPAPLKRVLAAVSDLLAALLFGILTWQLFLWGENVRLAGEKSETLQLAFHPFIYGVAVGFGLLTLVLVLQMFQAFRRTGEPVE